A stretch of the Deltaproteobacteria bacterium genome encodes the following:
- a CDS encoding SRPBCC family protein yields the protein MYAFTVSVDIGAPPARVWRALCDPAEVVQWDTGVAAALDAPPDYPRPGQHVRWRYTNGPFRTLHDRPQAVVPERTLRSLLGVGPFRFDETYTLAPHPGSCRLTAAMLVRVPIPLVGVVVEHCYLGPRTQATVAASLEAIKHHCERSACC from the coding sequence ATGTATGCCTTCACCGTCTCGGTCGACATCGGCGCACCCCCCGCGCGCGTCTGGCGCGCGCTGTGCGACCCCGCCGAGGTGGTGCAGTGGGATACCGGCGTGGCGGCTGCACTCGATGCACCGCCGGACTATCCCCGGCCTGGCCAGCACGTACGCTGGCGTTATACCAACGGACCGTTTCGCACCCTACACGACCGCCCACAGGCGGTGGTGCCGGAGCGCACGCTGCGCTCCTTGCTGGGAGTTGGACCGTTTCGCTTCGACGAGACTTACACCTTGGCACCGCACCCCGGCAGCTGCCGGCTGACGGCCGCCATGCTGGTGCGCGTACCGATCCCGTTGGTCGGCGTAGTGGTCGAGCACTGCTACCTCGGCCCGCGCACGCAGGCCACGGTGGCGGCGTCCCTGGAAGCCATCAAACATCACTGCGAACGAAGCGCGTGTTGTTGA
- a CDS encoding matrixin family metalloprotease, whose protein sequence is MCLRTFKAALNGSLVLALVLAFGQRARATTFVMMNEQELAAQSVAVVTGSVTAIEARMEETSGAIHTYIRIAPTEVIAGNLPEGEIVLREIGGELPGAVERVFGSAQYSLGERVLVFLSQNRDGTLRTTAMAMGKYTMRLGKHARMLTRSLGEGVAVMPRTGGRVVTDPAPENFNLDEFVQRVRESAPALGADTYGPPVVIRPGELSQAKGQAQFAAFTYLGSPSRWFEADAGQAVPFLIDWTGDSKIGAVDSRYAMNQAMAAWSNVPNTTLRISDGGVTDPVPFSGCTGGSRLIFNDPFGDVTDPTNCGGVLAIGSYCATSAETRIVNGTTFRRIVMGKVTFNNGWENCSFWNSCNLAEVATHEIGHAIGLGHATDSASTMAPSAHFDGRCAALGTDEVDAVNFIYPQGAALTATATRPVPTATPTPTGTYTIAPTRTATRTQTAAARTATPTRTWTRVPTRTPTRTATRRPTATATPAGAWVSTQTPTRTATRRATRTSTRPPTPTPTSTRRPTRTPTAVGLAGAANSFDGQLGLGWASSLRHAFAVLADSWR, encoded by the coding sequence ATGTGCTTACGGACTTTCAAGGCTGCGCTCAACGGTTCGCTGGTGCTCGCGCTCGTTCTGGCCTTTGGCCAGCGCGCTCGGGCCACCACCTTCGTGATGATGAACGAACAGGAGCTGGCGGCTCAGTCGGTGGCAGTGGTGACGGGCTCGGTTACCGCTATCGAAGCGCGCATGGAGGAGACCAGCGGCGCGATTCATACCTACATTCGGATTGCTCCTACAGAAGTCATCGCCGGCAACCTGCCTGAGGGTGAGATTGTCCTGCGTGAAATCGGCGGAGAGCTGCCGGGCGCCGTCGAGCGAGTCTTCGGCAGTGCGCAATACTCACTGGGCGAGCGCGTCCTGGTGTTCTTAAGCCAGAACCGCGACGGCACCCTGCGGACGACGGCGATGGCCATGGGCAAGTACACCATGCGCCTCGGCAAGCATGCTCGCATGCTGACCCGGTCCCTCGGTGAGGGCGTAGCGGTGATGCCGCGCACGGGCGGCCGCGTGGTCACCGATCCGGCGCCGGAGAACTTCAATCTCGATGAGTTCGTTCAGCGAGTGCGCGAATCGGCGCCGGCGCTCGGAGCGGATACTTACGGGCCGCCGGTCGTGATCCGGCCCGGTGAACTGAGTCAGGCCAAAGGCCAGGCGCAGTTCGCCGCTTTCACCTACTTGGGCTCGCCTTCGCGCTGGTTCGAAGCCGATGCCGGTCAGGCCGTTCCGTTCTTGATCGACTGGACGGGAGACAGCAAGATCGGCGCGGTGGATTCGCGCTACGCCATGAATCAGGCGATGGCGGCGTGGTCGAATGTACCGAATACCACACTGCGGATCAGCGACGGCGGCGTGACCGACCCGGTGCCGTTCAGTGGTTGCACCGGCGGCAGCCGCCTGATTTTCAACGATCCCTTTGGCGACGTTACTGACCCGACGAATTGTGGCGGGGTTCTGGCCATCGGCAGCTACTGCGCCACCTCGGCAGAAACTCGCATCGTCAACGGCACCACCTTCCGCCGCATCGTTATGGGCAAGGTTACATTCAACAACGGCTGGGAAAACTGCTCGTTCTGGAACAGCTGCAATCTCGCCGAGGTCGCCACCCACGAAATCGGGCACGCGATCGGTCTCGGACACGCCACTGATAGCGCTTCGACTATGGCGCCGAGCGCGCACTTCGACGGCCGTTGCGCCGCGCTCGGCACGGACGAGGTTGACGCCGTCAACTTCATCTATCCGCAAGGCGCCGCGCTCACTGCGACCGCCACCCGGCCGGTCCCGACTGCGACACCGACCCCTACCGGCACCTACACCATCGCCCCGACCCGCACCGCTACCCGGACCCAGACGGCGGCAGCCCGCACCGCCACTCCGACCCGGACGTGGACTCGCGTTCCGACCCGCACTCCGACCCGCACGGCTACCCGCAGGCCTACCGCTACCGCGACCCCGGCGGGCGCGTGGGTGTCGACCCAGACCCCGACGCGCACCGCCACGCGGCGTGCGACTCGCACCTCGACCCGTCCCCCGACTCCAACCCCGACCTCCACCCGGCGGCCGACCCGCACCCCAACCGCCGTTGGCTTGGCTGGGGCGGCCAATTCGTTCGATGGGCAGCTTGGACTGGGATGGGCTAGCAGCTTGCGTCACGCCTTCGCGGTGCTCGCCGACTCGTGGCGCTAG
- a CDS encoding nucleotide sugar dehydrogenase translates to MKTVCVLGLGYVGLPTAAMLAAAGYRVVGVDTDARVVARLAAGEPHLDEPGLATVVRAALRSGNLRPAVQPAAADVFVIAVPTPLIREGALPRADLEAVRTAAAAIVPCLQAGNLVLLESTSPPGTTRGVLAAAIERGGLVAGRDVDVAYCPERVIPGNILKELIANARIVGGLTPRSAERAAELYRSFVEGEIICTDATTAELVKLMENTYRDVNIALANELARMAEELGVDAGRVVELANHHPRVHLHRPGPGVGGHCIGVDPWFLVERFPARTKLIRAAREINDQVPSLVVERVRRLVAGVVRPKIALLGLAYKGDVGDVRESPAIRVRDLLRELGGVVVAEHDPHAGDRRDEAALTSCLQDAHLVLLLAPHTAYRRLRPAQVASLVARPLVLDTHGHLDRAAWRAAGFQVEVLGAGGAD, encoded by the coding sequence ATGAAGACCGTTTGTGTACTCGGGCTGGGTTACGTTGGGCTGCCCACGGCCGCGATGCTGGCGGCCGCCGGGTATCGCGTGGTCGGTGTCGATACCGATGCGCGCGTGGTGGCGCGCTTGGCCGCCGGTGAACCCCACCTCGATGAGCCGGGCCTGGCCACCGTGGTGCGTGCTGCGCTGCGGTCGGGCAATCTGCGCCCGGCCGTGCAGCCGGCAGCGGCGGACGTCTTCGTGATCGCGGTGCCGACTCCGTTGATTCGCGAGGGCGCTCTGCCGCGAGCTGATCTGGAAGCGGTGCGGACGGCGGCGGCGGCGATCGTGCCGTGCCTACAAGCCGGCAACCTGGTGTTGCTGGAATCGACTTCCCCGCCGGGGACGACGCGCGGCGTACTGGCAGCCGCCATCGAACGTGGCGGGCTGGTTGCCGGCCGCGACGTTGACGTCGCCTACTGCCCGGAACGGGTTATCCCGGGAAACATCTTGAAGGAACTGATCGCCAACGCGCGGATCGTCGGCGGCTTGACGCCGCGCTCGGCCGAGCGGGCGGCTGAGTTGTATCGCAGCTTCGTCGAGGGCGAGATCATTTGTACCGATGCCACCACCGCCGAACTCGTGAAGTTGATGGAGAACACTTATCGTGACGTCAACATCGCCCTGGCCAACGAGCTGGCGCGTATGGCCGAGGAGCTCGGCGTTGACGCCGGCCGCGTCGTCGAGCTGGCCAACCACCACCCGCGCGTCCACTTGCACCGCCCCGGCCCCGGAGTCGGCGGCCATTGTATCGGGGTTGACCCGTGGTTTCTGGTTGAACGCTTTCCCGCCCGCACCAAACTGATTCGCGCCGCCCGCGAGATCAACGACCAGGTGCCGTCGCTGGTCGTAGAACGGGTGCGGCGGTTGGTTGCGGGCGTGGTACGGCCGAAGATCGCGTTGCTGGGATTGGCCTACAAGGGCGACGTCGGTGATGTGCGCGAATCGCCCGCGATCCGGGTGCGCGATCTGCTACGAGAGCTCGGCGGGGTTGTCGTTGCGGAGCATGATCCGCACGCCGGCGACCGGCGTGACGAGGCCGCACTCACGTCTTGTTTGCAGGACGCGCATCTGGTGCTGCTGCTGGCCCCGCACACGGCCTATCGCCGGTTGCGGCCGGCGCAGGTGGCGAGCCTAGTGGCGCGACCGCTGGTGCTCGATACCCACGGCCACCTCGATCGCGCAGCCTGGCGCGCGGCCGGGTTTCAAGTCGAAGTGCTGGGTGCCGGCGGCGCCGACTGA
- the wecB gene encoding UDP-N-acetylglucosamine 2-epimerase (non-hydrolyzing) — MAQARILVVFGTRPEAIKLAPVIDALRAAGEVRVCVTAQHREMLDQVLRVFGIRPDHDLNLMQAGQSLGDLTGAVLTGLRPVLAAERPQLLVVQGDTTTTMAAALAAFYQRVPVAHVEAGLRTGDRWSPFPEEVNRRLTAALADLHFAPTPGARDNLLAEGIAPQRISVTGNTGIDALLAVTRRLRSGELDGCIPDAIECASAGRRLILVTGHRRESFGAGMHNICEALRAVVAQHRDVALVYPVHLNPHVREPVQRLLAAVPGIVLSEPLEYLPFVALMQRAEVLLTDSGGIQEEAAALGKPVLVMREKTERPEGIAAGVARLVGTDPVRIVDEVTRALAEQAAGRWQAPGGNPYGDGRAAERIAAVVQAFFGEAGTAEP; from the coding sequence ATGGCGCAAGCGCGGATTCTCGTGGTGTTCGGCACCCGGCCGGAGGCGATCAAACTGGCGCCCGTGATCGACGCGCTGCGGGCAGCCGGCGAGGTGCGGGTGTGTGTCACCGCGCAGCATCGCGAAATGCTCGATCAGGTGCTGCGCGTGTTCGGCATCCGGCCTGACCACGACCTCAACCTGATGCAGGCGGGGCAATCACTCGGGGATCTCACCGGTGCGGTACTGACTGGACTGCGCCCGGTGCTGGCGGCGGAGCGCCCGCAGCTGCTCGTCGTCCAGGGCGATACGACGACGACGATGGCCGCGGCCCTGGCGGCCTTCTATCAGCGAGTGCCGGTCGCCCACGTCGAGGCCGGCTTGCGTACCGGCGATCGCTGGAGCCCTTTTCCGGAGGAGGTGAATCGGCGCCTGACCGCCGCGCTGGCGGACCTGCACTTCGCTCCCACGCCCGGCGCGCGCGACAACCTGCTGGCCGAAGGCATTGCGCCGCAGCGCATCAGCGTAACCGGTAATACCGGCATCGACGCCTTGCTGGCGGTTACACGCCGCTTGCGCAGTGGTGAGCTGGACGGGTGTATCCCTGACGCGATCGAGTGCGCCAGTGCCGGACGCCGCCTGATTCTCGTCACCGGGCACCGGCGCGAGAGCTTCGGCGCCGGCATGCACAACATCTGCGAGGCCCTGCGTGCGGTTGTGGCGCAACACCGCGACGTCGCGCTCGTCTATCCGGTGCACTTGAACCCGCATGTGCGTGAGCCGGTGCAGCGCTTGCTGGCGGCGGTGCCGGGCATCGTCTTGAGCGAACCGCTGGAATACCTGCCGTTCGTGGCGCTGATGCAGCGGGCCGAAGTGCTGCTTACCGACTCGGGGGGAATCCAGGAAGAGGCCGCGGCGCTGGGCAAGCCGGTGTTGGTGATGCGCGAGAAGACCGAGCGGCCCGAAGGCATTGCCGCCGGCGTGGCGCGGTTGGTGGGGACCGATCCGGTGCGGATTGTCGACGAAGTCACCCGCGCGCTGGCGGAGCAGGCCGCGGGCCGCTGGCAGGCGCCGGGCGGCAACCCCTACGGCGATGGGCGCGCCGCCGAGCGCATCGCGGCGGTGGTGCAGGCGTTCTTCGGCGAAGCGGGCACGGCGGAGCCATGA
- a CDS encoding sulfatase, producing MRTAKSGVITALALSAVLAWLAWPAPGPNVLLITVDGLRPDRLSCYGGAVPVPNLDWLAANGVLFQHATTDVPWTTPALATIMTGVGANRHQLRLPEQRLSERFETLAQRLQDAGWTTAAVVGAYPADHTTGLARGFGYYEDRYNAPMEYPKARIPRLPSESFDDADAARNYHARKATADSRRTDEAVTDAAIGWLKRHGRRRFLLWVHYFGAQEQRDQLRAAEIERETLVRQYPEHVVRVDREIGHLIDSLDERGWSDDTLVVVLGSHGQDLREHFFVGHGANVYEPGLRLPWVMRFPGRFHSGQRVAAAVQTADVLPTILARLGVGAPAGLSGRDALAPDYVAGDSYAETYLPATAVLSTAVPFEGQQVRLGFVARAVRSGSWKLIRSEPSALLDTKAPPPVPAALPALFLREELYDLANDPGETQNLLAAQPQIAARLRQRLREFTARGEG from the coding sequence ATGAGAACCGCGAAGAGTGGGGTGATCACGGCGCTGGCGCTGTCAGCAGTGTTGGCGTGGTTGGCCTGGCCGGCGCCGGGTCCGAACGTGTTGCTGATTACGGTCGATGGGCTGCGGCCGGACCGGCTGTCGTGTTACGGCGGCGCGGTCCCGGTTCCCAACCTCGACTGGCTCGCGGCTAACGGCGTGCTTTTCCAACACGCCACCACCGATGTGCCATGGACGACGCCGGCCCTGGCCACGATCATGACCGGAGTCGGCGCCAACCGGCATCAATTGCGTCTACCCGAGCAGCGCCTCTCCGAGCGGTTTGAAACCTTAGCGCAGCGGCTGCAAGACGCCGGCTGGACAACCGCGGCGGTTGTCGGCGCCTATCCCGCCGATCACACCACCGGTCTGGCGCGCGGCTTCGGCTATTACGAGGACCGCTACAATGCACCGATGGAGTACCCCAAGGCCAGAATCCCGCGCCTGCCCTCTGAGAGCTTTGATGATGCCGACGCGGCGCGCAACTACCACGCGCGCAAGGCCACGGCCGACAGCCGGCGCACCGACGAGGCGGTCACCGATGCGGCGATCGGCTGGCTCAAGCGCCACGGCCGGCGGCGCTTCCTGCTGTGGGTGCATTACTTCGGCGCCCAGGAGCAGCGCGACCAGCTGCGTGCCGCCGAGATCGAACGCGAGACGCTGGTGCGCCAGTACCCCGAACACGTGGTGCGCGTGGACCGCGAAATCGGCCACTTGATCGACAGCCTGGATGAACGCGGTTGGAGCGATGACACGCTCGTCGTTGTCCTTGGCTCGCACGGGCAAGACCTGCGCGAGCACTTCTTCGTCGGCCACGGCGCGAACGTCTACGAACCCGGGCTGCGGCTGCCGTGGGTGATGCGATTTCCCGGGCGCTTCCATTCCGGGCAACGGGTTGCCGCCGCGGTGCAGACGGCAGACGTGCTGCCGACGATCCTGGCTCGGCTCGGGGTCGGGGCGCCGGCCGGGTTGAGCGGGCGCGACGCGCTGGCGCCTGATTATGTTGCCGGCGACAGCTATGCGGAAACCTACCTGCCCGCGACCGCGGTGCTGAGCACTGCGGTACCGTTTGAGGGGCAGCAGGTGCGCCTCGGCTTCGTGGCTCGGGCGGTTCGTAGCGGCTCGTGGAAGCTCATTCGCAGTGAACCCTCAGCGCTGCTCGATACCAAGGCACCGCCGCCGGTGCCGGCGGCGCTGCCCGCGCTCTTCCTGCGCGAGGAGTTATACGATCTGGCCAACGACCCGGGGGAGACGCAAAACCTGTTGGCGGCGCAGCCGCAGATCGCCGCGCGGTTGCGCCAGCGCCTGCGTGAGTTCACTGCAAGGGGAGAAGGCTGA
- the glpK gene encoding glycerol kinase GlpK, translated as MSAANATLLAVDAGTTGVRALLFNDRSELLGSAYREVLPSYPQPGLVEHDPELIWRTVQTVIAAALQQAGPAAAAKLAAVGVANQRSTTVVWERGSGRPVYPAIVWQDGRTSQRVDELLDQGIYSNTMASATKLEWVLRHIPDGFAWAEAGELCFGTIDSWLVWQLSGGAAHVTDHSNASCTGLYDFALGAWDESVLAALQISARMLPQIHFSSQLHATAAVAVLPSAVPIAGIAGDQQAAMFGELNLEAGSIKITYGTSAMVDVHVGDFPVLSQRGAYPLVLCGRAGQRPYCLEGTAITAGAALQWLRDGLGIIADPADSAAVAASVPDSGGVWAVPAFQGLGTPYMDASARAVIGGLSRASTRAHVVRAMLEGIAYRSREVIETLLEDAATPPPQVLRADGGAAANDFLLQALADTLGIPVERPAVVQATALGAAYLAGLAVGVWQDLYELRDRWRCGGRFEPRLSADARDSRFQRWRKALAAAH; from the coding sequence ATGAGCGCCGCCAACGCCACCCTGCTCGCTGTTGATGCCGGTACCACCGGCGTGCGCGCGTTGCTGTTCAACGACCGCAGCGAGTTGCTCGGCTCGGCTTATCGCGAGGTGCTGCCGAGCTACCCGCAGCCCGGGCTGGTCGAGCACGATCCCGAGCTGATTTGGCGCACCGTGCAAACGGTGATCGCCGCGGCCTTGCAGCAAGCGGGTCCGGCGGCGGCGGCGAAACTCGCCGCCGTCGGGGTGGCGAATCAGCGATCTACCACCGTGGTCTGGGAGCGCGGCAGCGGCCGGCCGGTGTACCCGGCGATCGTCTGGCAAGACGGGCGGACCAGCCAGCGGGTGGACGAGCTGCTCGACCAGGGCATCTACTCTAACACCATGGCTTCGGCGACCAAGCTGGAGTGGGTGTTACGCCACATCCCCGACGGCTTCGCCTGGGCGGAGGCGGGTGAGCTGTGCTTCGGCACGATTGACAGCTGGCTGGTGTGGCAGCTGAGCGGCGGCGCGGCCCATGTCACCGATCACTCGAACGCCTCGTGCACCGGCCTGTACGACTTCGCGCTCGGTGCTTGGGATGAGTCGGTGCTGGCTGCGCTGCAGATCTCTGCGCGCATGCTGCCGCAGATCCATTTCTCCAGCCAGCTGCACGCCACCGCTGCCGTAGCGGTGCTGCCGTCCGCGGTGCCGATTGCGGGAATCGCCGGGGATCAGCAGGCGGCCATGTTCGGCGAACTCAACCTCGAAGCGGGTAGTATCAAGATCACCTACGGCACCTCAGCGATGGTGGACGTGCACGTCGGCGATTTTCCGGTGCTGTCGCAGCGTGGGGCCTATCCGCTGGTGCTGTGCGGGCGAGCCGGCCAGCGGCCGTACTGTTTGGAAGGGACGGCGATTACGGCGGGGGCTGCGCTCCAGTGGCTGCGCGACGGGCTTGGCATCATTGCGGATCCCGCCGACAGCGCGGCGGTGGCCGCCAGTGTTCCCGACAGCGGCGGGGTGTGGGCAGTGCCGGCCTTTCAAGGCTTGGGTACGCCCTACATGGATGCGAGCGCGCGCGCCGTGATCGGGGGCTTGTCGCGGGCCAGCACCCGTGCGCACGTGGTGCGGGCGATGTTGGAAGGCATTGCCTACCGCAGCCGAGAAGTGATCGAAACTTTGCTCGAAGATGCGGCGACGCCACCGCCGCAGGTACTGCGCGCCGACGGCGGCGCGGCGGCGAACGACTTTCTGCTGCAGGCGCTGGCCGACACACTCGGCATACCAGTCGAGCGTCCGGCAGTGGTACAGGCCACGGCGTTGGGAGCGGCCTACCTCGCCGGGCTGGCCGTGGGTGTCTGGCAAGACCTCTACGAGCTACGCGACCGCTGGCGCTGCGGCGGCCGCTTTGAGCCGCGCCTGAGCGCGGACGCGCGCGACAGCCGCTTTCAGCGCTGGCGCAAAGCGCTGGCGGCGGCGCATTAG
- the clpS gene encoding ATP-dependent Clp protease adapter ClpS, which yields MARRDTESDTGVVTETERKVDEPRLYKVLLHNDDFTTMEFVVQVLQLMFHKPLPEATQIMLHVHRQGIGLCGTYSYEVAETKVAEVLALARAHEYPLQCSMEPA from the coding sequence ATGGCGCGGCGGGACACCGAGTCCGACACCGGGGTCGTCACCGAAACCGAGAGGAAGGTCGACGAGCCTCGCTTGTATAAAGTGCTGCTGCACAACGACGACTTCACCACCATGGAGTTCGTCGTACAGGTGCTCCAGCTGATGTTCCACAAGCCGCTGCCGGAGGCGACCCAGATCATGCTGCACGTACACCGCCAGGGCATCGGGCTCTGCGGCACGTACAGTTACGAGGTGGCCGAGACCAAGGTCGCCGAAGTCTTGGCTTTGGCCCGGGCGCACGAATACCCACTACAGTGCAGCATGGAGCCGGCATAG
- the clpA gene encoding ATP-dependent Clp protease ATP-binding subunit ClpA, giving the protein MISRELQATLALALMEAKQRRHEYLSLEHVLYALLHEHDCAEVIRHCGGDLAAIKRDLEAFWATHVRPLPESEPADPQQTLSFQRVVQRAAMHVQAAGKREIDGRTVLVAMMREPESQAVYCLQRQGITRLDILNYISHGISKLGQEADPAEEHDPEAEQPEAGPARDPLALFTVNLVQKAREGKIDPLIGRASELERTIHVLCRRRKNNPVYVGDAGVGKTALVEGLALRIAASQVPEPLKTAAIYSLDMGALLAGTKFRGQFEERLKGVLTALKRQPQAILFVDEIHTLVGAGATSGGSMDASNMLKPALSAGELRCIGATTYQEFKNHFEKDRALARRFQRIDVAEPSVEDTGRILEGLQPHYEQHHGVRYTAEAIRAAAELSARYINDRFLPDKAIDVIDEVGAAMKILPPAARPDSITREDIEATVARMAKIPPKTVSVDVREQLQHLERDLKLSVFGQDAAIGALASAIKLSRSGLGHPEKPVGSFLFSGPTGVGKTEVARQLARVLAVEFIRFDMSEYMEKHTVSRLIGAPPGYVGFDQGGLLTDAVHRTPYAVLLLDEIEKAHPDLFNILLQVMDHATLTDHNGRKADFRNVILIMTTNAGAQEISATPVGFGTRSNAGKDKQVLERLFSPEFRNRLDAMITFSSLDAEAVARVVDKFLIELDMQLNGRNVFLQVSEQARAWLARRGYDALFGARPMARLIQTEIKRPLADEILFGRLQNGGTVEIDAGGDGLTFHYPAPVAVPA; this is encoded by the coding sequence ATGATCAGCCGCGAACTGCAAGCCACGCTGGCGCTGGCATTGATGGAAGCCAAGCAGCGCCGCCACGAGTACCTCAGCCTCGAGCACGTGCTTTATGCCCTGCTCCACGAGCACGACTGTGCCGAAGTCATCCGCCATTGCGGCGGTGACCTGGCGGCGATCAAGCGTGACCTCGAAGCCTTCTGGGCCACCCACGTGCGCCCCTTGCCCGAGAGCGAGCCGGCCGACCCGCAGCAGACGCTGAGCTTCCAGCGCGTGGTGCAGCGCGCCGCCATGCACGTGCAAGCCGCCGGCAAACGCGAGATCGACGGCCGCACCGTGCTGGTGGCGATGATGCGCGAACCGGAGTCACAAGCGGTGTATTGCTTGCAACGCCAAGGCATCACACGGCTGGACATCCTCAATTACATTTCCCACGGGATCTCGAAGTTGGGTCAAGAAGCCGACCCCGCAGAAGAGCACGACCCGGAGGCGGAGCAACCCGAGGCCGGCCCGGCACGCGACCCGCTGGCGTTGTTCACTGTGAACCTGGTGCAAAAAGCGCGCGAGGGTAAGATCGACCCGCTCATCGGCCGCGCCAGCGAGCTCGAGCGCACCATCCACGTGCTCTGCCGGCGGCGCAAGAACAACCCCGTCTACGTCGGCGATGCCGGGGTCGGCAAGACCGCCTTGGTCGAGGGGCTGGCGTTGCGCATCGCCGCCAGCCAGGTGCCGGAGCCGTTGAAGACCGCGGCGATCTACTCGCTCGATATGGGCGCGCTGCTGGCGGGAACCAAGTTCCGCGGCCAGTTCGAGGAGCGCCTCAAGGGCGTGCTGACAGCGCTCAAGCGCCAACCCCAGGCGATCCTGTTCGTCGATGAGATCCACACCCTCGTCGGCGCCGGCGCCACCAGCGGCGGCTCGATGGATGCCTCCAACATGCTCAAACCCGCGCTCAGTGCGGGCGAGCTGCGCTGCATCGGCGCCACTACTTACCAGGAGTTCAAGAATCATTTCGAGAAAGACCGCGCGCTCGCCCGCCGCTTCCAGCGCATCGATGTCGCCGAGCCCAGCGTCGAGGACACCGGCAGGATCCTCGAAGGCCTGCAGCCGCACTACGAGCAGCACCACGGCGTCCGCTACACCGCGGAGGCCATCCGCGCCGCGGCCGAATTGTCGGCGCGCTACATCAACGACCGCTTTCTACCCGACAAAGCCATCGACGTCATCGACGAGGTCGGTGCGGCCATGAAGATACTGCCACCGGCGGCGCGACCCGACTCAATCACACGCGAAGACATCGAGGCCACAGTCGCCCGCATGGCCAAGATTCCGCCCAAGACGGTCAGCGTCGACGTGCGCGAGCAGTTGCAGCACCTCGAACGCGACTTGAAGCTGAGCGTCTTCGGGCAAGACGCTGCAATCGGCGCGCTGGCCAGCGCCATCAAGCTGTCGCGCTCCGGGCTGGGCCACCCCGAAAAACCCGTGGGCAGCTTCCTGTTCTCGGGTCCGACCGGCGTGGGCAAGACCGAGGTCGCCCGCCAACTCGCCCGCGTCCTGGCGGTCGAGTTCATCCGCTTCGACATGAGCGAGTATATGGAGAAACACACCGTGTCACGGCTGATCGGCGCCCCGCCGGGCTACGTCGGCTTCGATCAGGGCGGCCTGCTCACTGACGCCGTTCACCGCACCCCGTACGCCGTCCTGTTGCTCGACGAGATCGAGAAGGCGCACCCGGATCTGTTCAACATCCTGTTGCAGGTGATGGATCACGCCACGCTCACCGACCACAACGGCCGCAAGGCCGACTTCCGCAACGTGATTCTGATCATGACCACCAACGCCGGCGCCCAGGAGATCAGCGCCACGCCGGTGGGCTTCGGCACCCGCAGCAACGCCGGCAAGGACAAGCAGGTGCTCGAGCGCCTCTTCAGCCCCGAGTTTCGCAACCGCCTCGATGCCATGATCACCTTCAGCTCGCTCGACGCCGAAGCGGTCGCCCGCGTGGTGGACAAGTTCCTGATCGAACTGGACATGCAGCTCAACGGCCGCAACGTGTTCCTGCAAGTCAGCGAGCAGGCCCGCGCCTGGCTGGCGCGCCGCGGCTACGATGCCCTCTTCGGCGCGCGTCCGATGGCGCGCTTGATTCAAACCGAAATCAAGCGCCCGCTGGCGGACGAGATCCTCTTCGGCCGGCTGCAAAACGGCGGCACCGTCGAAATCGACGCCGGCGGCGACGGCTTGACCTTCCACTACCCGGCACCAGTAGCAGTGCCGGCGTAG